A single Hyperolius riggenbachi isolate aHypRig1 chromosome 12, aHypRig1.pri, whole genome shotgun sequence DNA region contains:
- the LOC137541886 gene encoding cilia- and flagella-associated protein 251-like has protein sequence EEEEAEEEGEEEEEEAEEEGEEEEEAEEEGEEEEEAEEEGEEEAEEEEAEEEEGEEEEAEEEAEEEGEEEEAEEEAEEEGEEEGEEEGEEEEAEEEGEEEGEEEEAEEEGKEEEEAEEEGEEEAEAEEEGEEEEEAEGEEEEEAEAEEEGEEEEAEAEEEGEAEEEAEAEEEGEEEEEGEEEAEEEGEEEEEAEEEGEEEAEEEGEEEEEEEEEEAEAEEEGEEEEAEEEGEEEEKEAEEEGEEEVKAEAEEEGEEEVKAEEEAEAEEGEEEAEEEGEEEEAEEEGEEEEEEAEEEGEEEEEEEGEEEEEAEEEGEEEAEEEEEGEEEAEEEEEGEEEAEEEEEEEEAEEEGEAEEEGEEEEEAEEEEGEEEEAEEEG, from the coding sequence gaagaagaagaagcagaagaagaaggtgaagaagaagaagaagaagcagaagaagaaggtgaagaagaagaagaagcagaagaagaaggtgaagaagaagaagaagcagaagaagaaggtgaagaagaagcagaagaagaagaagcagaagaagaagaaggtgaagaagaagaagcagaagaagaagcagaagaagaaggtgaagaagaagaagcagaagaagaagcagaagaagaaggtgaagaagaaggtgaagaagaaggtgaagaagaagaagcagaagaagaaggtgaagaagaaggtgaagaagaagaagcagaagaagaaggtaaagaagaagaagaagcagaagaagaaggtgaagaagaagcagaagcagaagaagaaggtgaagaagaagaagaagcagaaggtgaagaagaagaagaagcagaagcagaagaagaaggtgaggaagaagaagcagaagcagaagaagaaggtgaagcagaagaagaagcagaagcagaagaagaaggtgaagaagaagaagaaggtgaagaagaagcagaagaagaaggtgaagaagaagaagaagcagaagaagaaggtgaagaagaagcagaagaagaaggtgaagaagaagaagaagaagaagaagaagaagcagaagcagaagaagaaggtgaagaagaagaagcagaagaagaaggtgaagaagaagaaaaagaagcagaagaagaaggtgaagaagaagtaaaagcagaagcagaagaagaaggtgaagaagaagtaaaagcagaagaagaagcagaagcagaagaaggtgaagaagaagcagaagaagaaggtgaagaagaagaagcagaagaagaaggtgaagaagaagaagaagaagcagaagaagaaggtgaagaagaagaagaagaagaaggtgaagaagaagaagaagcagaagaagaaggtgaagaagaagcagaagaagaagaagaaggtgaagaagaagcagaagaagaagaagaaggtgaagaagaagcagaagaagaagaagaagaagaagaagcagaagaagaaggtgaagcagaagaagaaggtgaagaagaagaagaagcagaagaagaagaaggtgaagaagaagaagcagaagaagaaggt